In the genome of Variovorax sp. PAMC26660, the window AAGAAACTCAGGCGCGAACTGGTCGCCCTTGCCGATGTTCACCGGATGCGCGTGGTACGGCAGGCCGCACTCCTCCAGCATGATGTGAATCTTGTGGCCGTTCGGCGTGGGCCATGAATAGACCTCGATGGGCGATGCGGGCATGTCGCGGGCTCCGGTGGATGTGAACGTGATGCGAGCGCGCAGCATATACGTGCGAATCGAACCACGTGCAGGCGCGGGAATTGGCCTGCCGCGAGCCCTTCAGCCGACCTGTTTCTCGTGCGAGTTGCACCACATCCAGGCTTCACCGGGCTCGATGGACTGGATCACCGGATGCCCTTCGGCCTGCGAATGCCGGCTCGCGTGGCGGTTCTTCGATGAGTCGCAGCAGCCCACGTGGCCGCAGTGCACGCACAGGCGCAAGTGGACCCAGGTGTCGCCTGTCTTCAGGCAGTCTTCGCAGCCCTTCAGCGTGTGAGGTTGCGCAATGGTCGAGGGCACGTGGTCGCAGGCTTTGATGGGCACCGGGAAGCTCCTTGTCGTGAGGTGGTGTGTGAATGGATTCAGGCGACGGCCGAGGTCGATGACAGATGCTGGTGAATCAGTGCGACCGCCGCAGCGCCTTCGCCGATGGCGCCGCCCACGCGCTTGACCGAACCCGAGCGCACATCGCCCACGGCGAACACGCCCGACACGCTCGATTCGAGCGCGGTGGCCGGGCGTGCCGGAAAACCGCTGCTGGCTTCGGTGCCGGTCAGCACGAAACCATGCTTGTCGACCGACACGCCGCAGCCTTCGAGCCACGAGGTCTCGGGCTCCGCACCGACGAACAGGAAGATGTTGCGTGCCGGGCAGTCGTGTTCGTTGCCTGTGGTGTGACAGCGCCACGTCGCGCCCGTGAGGCCTTCGTCCGAGCCGCCATGCAGGCGCACGAGTTCGGTGTGCGGTTGCAGCGAGATGTTGGGCGTGGCCTCGATGCGGTCGATCAGGTAGCGCGACATGCTGGCCGCCAGCGAAGGCCCGCGCACCAGCACGTTGACCTTGGCCGCGTGGTGCGACAGGAACACAGCAGCCTGCCCGGCCGAGTTGCCGCCACCGACCAGCGCCACTTCCTGCTGTGAACAGATCTTCGCCTCGATGGCCGAAGCCCAGTACCAGATGCCGCGGCCCTCGAACTCGGTCAGCCGGGGCACACCGGGCCGCCGATAGCGCGCGCCGCTGGCCACGACCACCGTGCGCGCGTTGATCGTGCGGCCGTCGGCCAGGGCGAGGGCCAGGCTGCCGAGCGCATTGCTGCGCGAACAGTCCAGCGACGCGACCTTGGCGGGGATCAGCATTTCGACGCCGAACTTCTGTGCCTGCACGAAGGCGCGGCCTGCCAGAGCCTGCCCCGAAATGCCCGTGGGAAAACCCAGATAGTTCTCGATGCGCGCACTGGCGCCGGCCTGGCCGCCGAAGGCGCGGCAGTCGAGCACGATCACGCGCAGCCCTTCGGAAGCGGCATACACGGCGGTCGCCAATCCGGCCGGACCCGCACCGACCACGGCCACGTCGAACAGCTCGTCATGCGCGACGGTATCGACCATGCCGAGGCAGCGCGCCAGCGCATCGTCGCTCGGGTTCACCAGCACCGAACCGTCGGGGCACACAGCCAGCAACTGGCTGGCGCCGTATTGCGCGAGCAGCGCGGCGGCGTCCGGGTCTTCAACCGCGTCGACCACGTGATAGGGGTAGCCGTTGCGGCGCAGGAAGTTCTCGAGCCGCGCCATGTCGGGCGACTGCGGCGGGCCGATCAGCACCGGCCCGCTGGCGCCCGATTCGATCAGCGCCACGCGCCGCAGGATCAGCGCGCGCGTGATGCGCTCGCCAAGGTCGGCTTCGGCCACCAGCAACGCGCGCAGTTGCGCGGGCGACACGAGCAGCGCTTCGACATCTTCATCGGCGTGGCCGTCGACCAGGGCAGGGCGGCCGCTCAACTGGCCGACTTCGGCCAGGAATTCGCCAGGGCCCTGCCGCACGATCGGCACCACATGACCGAGGCCGTCGCGTTGCGTGACAGCCACGACGCCCTTGAGCAGCACGAACATGCCGGGGCCTGTTTCGCCGGCGGTAAACAGCCGTGTGCCGCGCGCGAACTGCTGCACGTTGCCAAAGCGTGCAATGCGCGCAATCTCGGTGTCACTGAGAACGGGAAAGGTCTGATGAAGGCGGCTGTTGCCAGTGCCGCTTGCGTCGTTGGCCATGTCTTCGAGCTCCATTTCGCGAATCCAACGCATTAGACGCCGAAGCTGTGGCAGCGGTGCTGTAACACCGTCATGCCGTTGAAATGTTCCTGACATGCCGGCTTCATCGCAGGTGCGGAGACTCCCTCGGCAGAAAGGGTTCCCCATGAAAGAACTGCCCAACCCGACGTTTCCGTTTTCGCAGATCGGGCTGCGCGCGGCCTTGTGGCCCGCTCCCGCGACCGGAACCGTCGCTGCCATTCGCACCACGGTGCCCCCGGCACCCGTCGCCGTCATCCTGCCGCCGGCCGTCGAGGCCCGGCAAGGCATCACCGTGGGCTGGGCCCGCCACCTCGACGACGTGCGTGCCGCCCAGCGCCTGCGCTATGACGTGTTCGTCGGCGAGATGGGCGCCCGCGTCTCATCGCCGCTGGCTGGCCACGACATCGACCTGTTCGACGACTTCTGCGAACACCTGCTGGTGCGCGACGAGGCGACGCAGCAAGTGATCGGCACCTACCGCGTGCTCACGCCGGCGCAGGCCCGCCGCGTCGGCAGCACCTACAGCGACACCGAATTCGACCTGACCCGCCTGCGCGACCTGCGCGAGCGCATGGTCGAGCTGGGCCGCAGTTGCGTCCACCCCGAGCACCGCCAGGGTGGCGTGATCCTGGCGCTGTGGGGTGCGCTGGCTGGCTTCATGCACCGCAACAAGCTGGACACCATGATCGGCTGCGCGAGCATTCCGATGTCGCACAACGGCGTGACCAGCGGCGACGCGGCTGCCAGCATCTGGCGCCAGGTGTCGGCCAAACACATGGCGCCGATTCAATACCAGGTGCAGCCCCGCCTGCCGTTGCCGGTCGAGCGGCTGGACAGCACGCTCGACGTCGAGCCGCCGGCACTCATCAAGGGTTACCTGCGCCTGGGCGCCAAGGTGCTGGGCGCGCCTGCCTGGGACCCGGATTTCAATGCCGCCGACCTGCCGATGCTGATGCGCATCGACGATCTGCCGGCGCGCTACCGCAAGCACTTCCTGGGCGCATGAAGCCGGCGGCGGCCCGGCCCGACACCGGGCCGCTTGCTTCTTCGCCGGGTGCTGGCCGTCCGTCACCGGCGGGCATGGAGGCGTCACGAGAATGTCATGCAACTGTCACAAGCGAGGCTGACACTGTCATATTTCAGCCTACGTGTTCTCCCGTGCCGCTTGCTTCAGAATCAGTGCCCATGCCATCCGCCCCCGCAGATCCGTCGCCTGACGTCGCGGCGCCCACATTCCCGCTGCTGGACCGCGACCACAGCATCCTGTCATTCAATGAACGGGTGCTCGACTGGGCCCATCGCCCGGAGGTGCCGCTGATCGAGCGCCTTCGCTACCTGTGCATCGTCTCGTCAAATCTTGACGAATTCTTCGAAGTGCGCGCCGCGCCGCATCTGATTGCGGGCAGCGCCGGCGACCACAAGGGCACCTACACCGTCGAGTCGTTCGAGCGGCTGGCCGAGGCGGCCCATACGCTCGTGGCGCGCCAGTACGCGCTCTACAACGACGAGCTGATGCCGACCTTCGCCAAGCACGGCATCCACATCATTTCGCACGGCGAGCGCAACCCGGCGCAGCGCAAGTGGGTCAGCGAATATTTCGAGCGCGAAGTGCGTCCGCTGCTGATTCCGGTCGGACTGGACCCGGCGCATCCGTTCCCGCAGGTGGCGAACAAGTCGCTCAACTTCATCGTGCGGCTCGGTGGCAAGGATGCCTTCGGGCGCGAAAACCCGATCCAGATCGTCAAGCTGCCGCGCGTGCTGCCACGCCTGATCCGCATGCCGGCCAAGGTGTCGGACGGCAAGACGCTGTTCGTGGCGCTGTCGAGCGTGGTGCGGGCGCACCTGTCGAGCATGTTCCCGGGCCGCGAGGTAGGCGACTTCTCGCAGTTCCGCGTGACGCGCCATTCCGACCTTGCGGTCGACGAAGAAGACGTGAAGAACCTGCGCACCGCGTTGCGCCAGGGCCTGCAGCATCGCCACTACGGCCAGGCCGTGCGCCTGGAGGTGTCAGCCAGTTGCGCCGAATCGCTCGCCAGCTTCCTGCTGGCCCAGTTCAACCTGCCGCCGCAGGCGCTGTACCGCGTGCACGGGCCGGTGAACCTGGCACGGCTCACACAGCTGATCGACCTCATCGACGAGCCGCAACTGCGCTTTCCGCCGTACCCCGCCTCGTATCCCGTCACGTTGTCGCCGGCCCAGTCGTTCTTCGAGCGGCTGCAGCGCGGCGACGTGCTGATCCACCAGCCCTTTGAGAGTTTC includes:
- a CDS encoding UBP-type zinc finger domain-containing protein: MPIKACDHVPSTIAQPHTLKGCEDCLKTGDTWVHLRLCVHCGHVGCCDSSKNRHASRHSQAEGHPVIQSIEPGEAWMWCNSHEKQVG
- a CDS encoding FAD-dependent oxidoreductase; amino-acid sequence: MANDASGTGNSRLHQTFPVLSDTEIARIARFGNVQQFARGTRLFTAGETGPGMFVLLKGVVAVTQRDGLGHVVPIVRQGPGEFLAEVGQLSGRPALVDGHADEDVEALLVSPAQLRALLVAEADLGERITRALILRRVALIESGASGPVLIGPPQSPDMARLENFLRRNGYPYHVVDAVEDPDAAALLAQYGASQLLAVCPDGSVLVNPSDDALARCLGMVDTVAHDELFDVAVVGAGPAGLATAVYAASEGLRVIVLDCRAFGGQAGASARIENYLGFPTGISGQALAGRAFVQAQKFGVEMLIPAKVASLDCSRSNALGSLALALADGRTINARTVVVASGARYRRPGVPRLTEFEGRGIWYWASAIEAKICSQQEVALVGGGNSAGQAAVFLSHHAAKVNVLVRGPSLAASMSRYLIDRIEATPNISLQPHTELVRLHGGSDEGLTGATWRCHTTGNEHDCPARNIFLFVGAEPETSWLEGCGVSVDKHGFVLTGTEASSGFPARPATALESSVSGVFAVGDVRSGSVKRVGGAIGEGAAAVALIHQHLSSTSAVA
- a CDS encoding GNAT family N-acetyltransferase; protein product: MKELPNPTFPFSQIGLRAALWPAPATGTVAAIRTTVPPAPVAVILPPAVEARQGITVGWARHLDDVRAAQRLRYDVFVGEMGARVSSPLAGHDIDLFDDFCEHLLVRDEATQQVIGTYRVLTPAQARRVGSTYSDTEFDLTRLRDLRERMVELGRSCVHPEHRQGGVILALWGALAGFMHRNKLDTMIGCASIPMSHNGVTSGDAAASIWRQVSAKHMAPIQYQVQPRLPLPVERLDSTLDVEPPALIKGYLRLGAKVLGAPAWDPDFNAADLPMLMRIDDLPARYRKHFLGA
- the ppk1 gene encoding polyphosphate kinase 1 — encoded protein: MPSAPADPSPDVAAPTFPLLDRDHSILSFNERVLDWAHRPEVPLIERLRYLCIVSSNLDEFFEVRAAPHLIAGSAGDHKGTYTVESFERLAEAAHTLVARQYALYNDELMPTFAKHGIHIISHGERNPAQRKWVSEYFEREVRPLLIPVGLDPAHPFPQVANKSLNFIVRLGGKDAFGRENPIQIVKLPRVLPRLIRMPAKVSDGKTLFVALSSVVRAHLSSMFPGREVGDFSQFRVTRHSDLAVDEEDVKNLRTALRQGLQHRHYGQAVRLEVSASCAESLASFLLAQFNLPPQALYRVHGPVNLARLTQLIDLIDEPQLRFPPYPASYPVTLSPAQSFFERLQRGDVLIHQPFESFDGVLAFLREAVLDPQVLAIKQTIYRTGADSELMDLLREAVRRGKEVTVVVELKARFDEEANINWAEMLESIGAQVVYGVVGLKTHAKMLLVTRREGKQMRRYGHLSTGNYNPRTARLYTDISHLTADPLLTADMEAVFVHLASQSRLPKLNRMWLAPFDLHKNLVTQIDALGVAAASGQPTRIVAKMNALTDEEIIGALIRAGQKGVKIDLIVRGACTLPAQVPGLTDNVRVRSVIGRFLEHSRVFYFRNGEDESLYLSSADWMNRNMMRRIELAWPVTDPGLRQRLIDECLVAYLHDGRDAWDLGGDGIYTRVNRDTHPGEEGASRAIEAHGAQAALMNRYASRGHHRDASSN